AGTTTGTGTTCAATCATCGAGCAAAAGTTTTGCAATGTCTAAAAAAAGTAATCATTTTCGAAATGCTCGAGTAAAATGTTTCGGCTCACACGCTGATCTCCctattttttctctatttctctctcgcgaCGTCCTCACATGCACACGCATGTTTCCGGCATTATTACGCAGCATCGACTCTGGCTGCACGCCTCGACACGCGGATCACACGAggaagatatatatacatatatatagtatatatataaaatatgtgtatcacactctatatatacacatgcaCATACATTCATAGCCgcgacatatatatatatatatatatatatatatatatatatcgtatcgTCATCATCGCAGAAGTGGAGTGAGGTAGAGGCCACCCACTCTTTCCCACAGCAGGTTTTTCCCACGCCCCCCGAGTAACCCCAACATCCTTTTGCGGCAGCAATTCCACGGCCGATGTTGGTGCTGCGGGGATAAGGGGGACACGTCAGAACGGTAGGGGAGAGGACGAAGGCGCGAGCGGCGTGCGTCAGGTGGGGGAGGCAGGGAAGTGCAGGCGCTCGGGTCGACCGGGCCATTGTACAACAGTAAAACAATAGAATTCACTGCGCCGGCGACGTATCCGCGCGCGGGCGCCGTGTTGTCGCGTAAAGTATCGCGGGCGATTAAAAGACGAGAGTGTCATCGCGTTTAAAGAGAGcgagcaagagagagaaagagtgctCGGGCTACTTCTCGAATGCAGTCTCGAAAATGTATTCGAAAATGTACCGTCTCAATGGTGATTGATCGAGTTATTCTTGTATCTATACCACAGAGTGTGATATCGCTAGAAAACAATACTCAGAATCGTTCATTCAAGATTAATCGATGTTACAggtattacataaattacaaattttgattatatttgcACGCGTATATCTAATGCTGTTTGAATCGTAGATATAATTTCCAAGAGAGTATAATTTGAATGTGTGAGATGACAAAGTCAATTTAAATTGACCGGTGCGAAATATATGTCATCTACGAAAAAGCCGTCCATGTATTGGACTCTGTATTTCACAATTAAGTGTTTCAAATGCTACTAGCATTCGCGCGCAATTTTCACATTGACGTCAATGTCGACGTATATCGCGCGAAAACGTGGTCTCGCCACTGCTGTCACGATATTCGCTTGAATATTCACAGAAAGCGCGAACCTATGAGCTCGTATAGAGCTTCCCTCTCCCTTGTTTGCTACGTTTATACTGGGCAGCTCTCTCCGGACTGCTCCCAACTTAGTTACTCATCAGCCGTGTGTTAGAGAAGATTGTCGTGCATCTCAGAGTCAAATTGGCATACCGTGCATTGCGTATTCATGTTTTGTTGCTGAACATTCGATTCAGCGATTAGTTAACTTACATCaagttaatatattgtatattaataaaacagtgTGAAAATGTGCGTTCTCACGATAAAGAcagaaatttaagaaaagattCCTGTACGTTCGAGCACACATCTGTACTCGAGTAATTTAGAACGAAGTTTGAATTTACGCGCGCACTCGCTCATTTCACTGTCACTGTTTGCCGCGTTTCGTTCGTCGCAGTTGGCAGGACTGTTCGGAAAATTTGGAAGTGAACAGGTGTTTTTTGAATGGATTAGGGAGAATAGGCGTACGGAGGACGCGGAAGGATTCGCGTACGGTGAACGATCCGCCGGGGACTCACGGCAGCCGCTCCGGATGATCGATCGCACGGAGGATGCACGCGGGTACGCGGTTGCTCATGGCGCCCAAGCGAAAATGAGGAGGTAAGTGGCACGGAATGTAACCTCTGTTCTATCTGCCGGGAATCGTGCTCGTGTGTGCGCGCTCGTAACCTCCTCTCGCTTGTGCTGAAAAGGTAAATAAACAAATGTGCCTGTGGCTTTCTTGCATGCCGCTTCGATCGCATCCTCCCGCGTTGTGCGAATCGATTGTTTTATAACCCTTCACCCACAATAATGTCGAGCGAGCGCACTTTATGCTTCTCTGACGATCCAAGTATCAGCTTTCCCTCTTAGCAATGTGTCAGTGTCTAAAACAACGTTTAGAAAAGCACCAAGTACTGTAGCTTTCATCCGAGTTGTTATTTTTGCTTCTCTAGTCCATgctttttcttccatttttcacaaaagttTCTATAGACATCAATGGAACAATGTTATATTAACCATAGTTCACAACTATTGTtcattatatatgtgtatatatatatatataaaacatttttttgtaacatttaaatatatatctgacctaatatgttttaataagtaaaagtgacaaattataatataaaatttaaatgacaaGATGAAAATTTGCTCAAAGCATGCTTTATTCTACTATTACTTATTCTACTATTCATTGTGCAACATCAGACTCTGAGTTTGTCAGGTATTTTTCTTGCTGAATAATGCATTTGCATTTCTATTTCTGGAGTATTTAATCAGGCAGCCAATCATAGACTATGTTatgttatttgataaattctaTGATTTTAGTTAAGATTGCATAACTTGAGCAAGGCATCGTAACATATGAGTGACAAAtacttttcttcttctttcataCTATACTGCTCTGTGATGTTACATTATGTGTATATTAGATTGAGATATTATGACATTAGGGGATATATAATAGTAACAAAAACAATCTCTCTAATATAATccatgcaattaaaaaattgtgtcaatggcataattaaaaaaataaaattaaaatttaatagctaTATCAGCCCAGAGCCAGGTATTAGTTGCTCAGAAaagtgtatttaaataaaacaattataacaGACATTTCGGCCCACTTGTTTTGGCCATCATCAGTGAGATATACAAAGTAAACGGAACGTTTAGTAAGACGGTGCGCAACGGTCCGAAAGGGTAGACTTGCAGTAAAAATCAACGGTCGAACAGATTAGAAAAATCAATCCGGTATGCCTCGATGCACAAACGCGAGGTAAAGTGttcctctttttattttttactatccttattttttatttttaactgttatctaattttttgatatttcatGTTGCTCGACGCATTTAGTTTTCGCATCTCGGGTTGcatctttcaatttatcaGTAGACTTTCTCGCAGGGTATCCGTCCATTTGTCTGGTTTCACAAAGTtccggaaaataaaaaataaaagatgttgGATTGCTGTTGGGTTACAATGTTTCGGCATACCAAATTGACTTTTCTAATCTGTTCGACCGTTGATTTTTACTGGAGGTGTACTACATCCTTTGGGACCTTTGCGCacctaaattttaattttataattttatcattaagaAAGCCCAAttagacatttcttttattaatgatacaattaaaaaatttaactttctacaaataagaaaattgatcaGCAGTGGAAGTAAAACAATGATTAAATTTagtgatttttcaaaattaggTTTCAAACAAGTAGTATTGAAAAGATTAGAGAATAGCAAGCtgagataaaagaaatttttgtaaatttttcatacgTACATAATCGTTTATAGCAATGCTCCATTTATAGCATTGATTTCATGTAATTAACGTAACGTAATTAACACTCTGGAAActtgcattattaattatgacgTATGAGTTTTCCATTGTATAGATACATAAAATCTACCTGCACGGCCCCAGTGGTAAAGATTGccttaattcattaaaatgagCGGTAAAAATGAGCCCAGCTCGGTTCTCACGGCGTGTGCGTGTATGTATATGTTGTTTCCTCTTTCCTGTGTTAAGACTAGCAATTCTTGGTAGCTTATTCGAAGAAAGATATCTCAAGTTAATTACGTCCCGTCCCATCCCCTCCcctttgtagaaaaaaaagagcgaaTATCATTTCTCACGCTTTAAGCGAGTATTTGTATGCAGTTTGGAGCATTTAATCGCGCGAATGACTAACGGCGACACTTGGTATTATGCGAATACCATTATCGCGCGTTTAAGGCTGCGATAATGttcacttttttaaatatattttatacctttacaaatatatatctgaGTTACATATCTACTCGGTGCATAATGTGTATATgaataaagaaatacattGTTCGGCTATTGTTTATTCAATTCTTAACGAGTATCATGGAACATCTATACTTTTATCGCGTactattttaacattttatatttgtaaaatcaatCTCGATTATTCAAGAATCTTCTTTACattaacaataagataaaaaaaaagcagtcTGACAGACTCCACGATAGCAGGGGTCGATGAATTATCATCGTTCTTTATTACAGTTGCAACTTTGGCTGAGTTACACGATTTCGACTAATGACTATTTCCGTTATGTTTAATTCCTCTTCGATTCTTCACCCAGCATGCTGCAGCACGCCACTATCGCACTTTTCCCACGAAACGGTATTAGTAATGATACGATCATTCAATAACGAGTGATAATTATAGGACAATGAACCAATTTCCAATCTCGacttaaatttctatttacaaaTACTATTAGATACTTTACTTTGCCGTAGGTAAAAAACTCGGGACGGCACTTGGATGAGCATTAGAAGATGAAGATATAACCGACGTCAACGGCGTCAGTGCTTTGGTTATCCCGTTCGCGTGAGTCGAATTCGGAGCTTTTAAATATGCCACACCAGTTTGGACTGCCCACGATGGCGCATGGCATGCAATCCCCGCCTTCGCCGACCTCGGTCATGTCTGTGTATCCGCGCTTCGGCTCCGGTATTTACAGGCCCGATCATCAGGACCAGCGGTTGACCCGCGAGGCGATGGAGCGTTACCTGCGCGACCGCAGCGACATGGTGATTGTGATCCTGCACGCCAAGGTCGCGCAAAAGTCGTACGGCAACGAAAAGCGATTCTTCTGTCCGCCGCCGTGCATCTACCTCTTCGGCGACGGCTGGCGGATGCGTCAGGAACAGATGCTGCGCGAGGGCGAGAGCGAGCAGAGCGCTCAACTGTGCGCTTTCATCGGCATCGGCAACTCGGATCAGGACATGCAGCAGCTGGACCTGAATAACGGCAAGCAATACTGCGCGGCCAAGACTCTCTATATCTCCGACTCGGACAAACGCAAGCACTTTATGCTCTCCGTCAAGATGTTCTACGGCAGCGGCCACGACATCGGCGTGTTTCACAGCAAGCGTATCAAGGTGATCTCGAAGCCGTCCAAGAAGAAACAGTCCTTGAAGAACGCGGATCTGTGCATCGCCAGCGGCACGAAAGTGGCGCTCTTCAATCGACTGCGCTCGCAGACGGTCAGTACGCGCTACCTCCACGTAGAGAACGGCAATTTTCACGCGAGCTCGACGCAATGGGGCGCCTTCACCATTCATCTCCTCGACGACAACGAGAGCGAGTCGGAGGAATTTCAAGTGCGTGACGGCTACGTGCACTACGGCAGCACCGTGAAGCTGGTGTGCTCCGTCACGGGGATGGCGCTACCGCGGTTGGTCATCCGTAAAGTGGACAAACAGATGGCCAGTCTCGAGGCGGACGATCCCGTCTCGCAGTTGCACAAGTGCGCCTTCTACATGAAGGACACGGATCACATGTACCTGTGCCTGTCGCAGGAACGTATAATACAATTTCAGGCTACGCCCTGTCCGAAGGAGGCCAACAAGGAGATGATCAATGACGGCGCCTGCTGGACGATCATCAGCACCGACAAGGCCGAGTATCAGTTCTTCGAAGGCATGGGTCCGGTACGATCACCGGTGACACCTGTGCCGCTAGTCCACAGTCTGCATCTCAATGGCGGCGGCGATGTGGCGATGCTCGAGCTGACAGGCGACAATTTTACGCCGAACCTGCAAGTCTGGTTTGGCGACGTAGAGGCCGAGACGATGTACAGGTGCCAGGAGAGTATGCTCTGCGTTGTGCCCGACATTTCGCTGTTCCGCGGCGAGTGGCTGTGGGTGCGACAGCCGACGCAGGTGCCGGTTTCCCTCGTGCGCAACGACGGCATCATCTACGCGACTGGATTGACCTTCACGTATACGCCCGAGCCGGGGCCGCGTCCGCACTGTCCGCCAGCTGACGAGATTATGCGGGCGCCGCGTGCTATGCACAATCAGGCCAGCATACCGTCCGCTGCCATGTCCGCCGACGTGCCGTGGAATACTCACGGACAACCGCCACAGTCGGGTCTCTGATGTCTTCTAGATAATCGTCATAATGCGAACCAAAGTCTACGATGTAGTAGTGATACGGACGGTGTTACACCAACCGTAGTGTCTCccaacaacgacgacgacgacgatgacgacgacgatgacgacgatgacgacgacgacgacgacgacgacgataacgatgaggacgacgacgacggcggcgacggtAGTGAGAGCGGCGGTGACTGCTCGTATCTGGCGAAAGACTTGTTACTCCAAGTTGATGGTAGTAGCGCGGCGCAGAACTTAGACAATACGAAGACGTAGCGTTTCGCTCAATGCGCTCATGCTGCGCGACGCGGCGCGTTGAATTCCGCGCGCTGAAAATTGTAGGCTAACTTGTAAGTTGTTGATAAAGATCTAcagagataataatttatatagcaATCTTAGGTTTAACGGATTACGTGAGTGTGTATAGACCGAGTATACGGATagaattttcgagaaaaagtttgaaaacgAGATTACAAGGTACTCGATTCAtgcgataaaattgatttgtcaCTTGTATACGTCGAAATACGTTTCGACGCTGAAATTTGATTGTCGCGTCTCTTAAGGAAAAGTATCAAAAGAGTATAAATTAGTAATGAGGGTAACACAGTTTTAGTCCACATTTGCATATCGGTCAGTCCGAACGATGGTTGTGCTTTTAACACTACATTTGTTACGAGAGGAATTACCGCTACGCTCGAAACTCGGTATAACCAGTCCTGAAATAACGAATTTGCTTTGTCGTCACTAATTATAACACGAATTCCAAATCGTTGGAACATACGTTggaaattttctattcaacTCAATGTAGAAAGAAGTTttagagaggaagagaaaacGGATTTATGCGAGAATTATACTCAAGTTCGAGCGTCGCTTTGTGTGAATGGTCCATCGTGTACAAAGTAGAATAGGAAGAGGGATACGCAATGTATTTTTGAGCCTGCGCGCAACGTACTCGACATTTGGTACATTTGTAAATTCTCATAAGCGCGCGGTGTCGATaaacttttcattatttattaggaGATGCGTGTGGTAAGTGAATGTGTGTCGCGCGAATTTGCTGATCACAAAAACATCATGTAAGAGAGGCCAGAGGCTCACGGTAGAATTTATATACAGTGTTCTTTCCTCTTTTctatatttcaaaaagatgATTTTCGCGTCAAGTTTGATTTAGAAGCAACACACTGATTTTCTCCTAACAATATGCATACGtgttattttgtgtatataatGTCACGCGTCTACATGTACAGCACttgtaattacaatttaagTGGAGCCCGGTGTGTAATAATTGCGTTAGATATCTTCAAAGTACACACGTGAGATTAATTTTCGTTTCACCACCTCGTAACCCTCGTGAATACAATATAgggaaatttataaaaataatattaatatataaatttattatcacgacgttgtacactattttttatttttacccaAGATGGACACACGCGCCGGGATGCCCGAAGCGGAcggttatttttaaattataatatcatataccgcgcgagagagagagagagagagagagagagagagagagagagagagagaacttgTGTGCTATAACActtgaattttttcagatgGATCGAGGATTTTCTATATCATAATCTGGAGTGTTTTTAGTATTTCTCTGATTTGAAAATCgattgaaaattacatttatatttgctttgttgtaattatatcaataagtGCAATGAAGacacatataaatatcaatttttgtcCCCCtactatataatttatagaataaatcgagattttatatattatacgattttatttttttattcatcccAAACTCGACGAGAAGATTTCTCATCATTTCTTTCGATTTCTTCCGATGATTGCGAAATCTATTCTCCTTTTGGTGAAAATTTGACGTGAAAATTGACGTGAGAACCAAAGCTCGagatatcaatatttaaaaaattttaataaatgaataaatatgtgaaaacattaaaatgcaCAATGCTTTCGGTCATTAATATGTACTACTCTTCGACcattttgcttcttttttttacaagagaTAATCGAAACGCCGTCATCTTCGAAAGGAAGTGAGATAGCATCGTCTTGGGAATCCGTCTTCCCGAAGAGATCCGTGTTGGAAAGGGGGAATGCTGGTATACATTCCATGGGAATTTACTCACGATTAACGCTTGTACTTTGTGCGTGGAGAACATGGTCGTTTTTATTCACAATTACAAGAGCGACTTAATAGTAATTACATTCTTATACGAGGcgtttatttcgaaattatacTCTACGGATGTAGTAAGGCAAATTTTCGAGAATTTTCTTTCTCCAAATACGCCACTTGGTATCTACATCTCTTTGTGCGAAATGAAACTCGtggtttttaaaaacttgACTTACGTCCCACTGATGAGATAAGCGACTCGTATATCGTTGGACGGATAACATTCTGGCTATTCGCTATCGCATGTAGATTTGCGGAGCTAGTACATGCATTATTCTCGAGTAAAAACGATGATGCATAATTGCTATTAGGCCCGCTATTAGGCTGCGGTGAGTATGATTGTTTGGAAACAATATGAGTTTGAGCACAAGGTCcattaagatttaaaatatagtaaaGAGGGGGTAGTGAggagataatattttacaatgctGCGGACAAGTTCCTAATCATAAGTACAAATCATGTACAAATCGTTCAGCTAACAACTTGTGTACATATTAATGGTTGTTCCCCTaatatatcgattatattatgagaaatatatatattatgataaattaacaaatagaTAGATATGATAGAAATGATTAAACACGATTTCTagattttaactttttcagagatatatcaaaatatacttCCTAtactttatgatataaattatattaatgattttaaaattacctGCATAAAATTTACGTCGTGTATAATATAACATCAACAGTGATGCGTTGCGtatcaaatatgtatataaatttaaagaatctcTCGTCGATCAAGTGAACATAAATTCATTGCATCTTGAGACGGTATTGCAACTGCTTAGTTTCatcaaatacataattattcttaaatagaCGCATAAACGCGCGAGCTAAAAGATATTAGTGTTAGCACCTTGGAAGACATACTTACGTTTTATATATTCCGAAACTTTTGGTTATTTGATTCGTATCGTACGTTGCTTATTCATGTTCGTGAGCATCAGCGAAATGTATGAAGTCAGGAGATCGTCCATCTTGTAGCCCAGCGAGGTTTCGCATAAGAGTTTTGAGCCGCGCACGAGGTTTCCTATCGTCATGTGGAAGTAAGTATTGCCGGACGACCAGTTGGAGATTCTTGTAAAGGGATGTGTGATCAATATGTCCTGAAAATACACGATCCAATTACCATCAGTAGTATAGCTAACAATAAGTTGCTAAAtgataatatatgaaaatctaTCTAAATCGACCGATCGAATTTGAAACGTAGATTTTGTATAGATACTGTGATACTGTGATCATTACCATTAGTGTATTTCTtatcgagaaagaaaaatctcATCTTTATTACCTTTGATTGAGGATGTATAAGGCTCACACCGTGCTTGTTGATGGCAATTAGTAACAGCTCGGGATAATTCGGTTCTGTGCTTTGCTTCACTTCGAAAAACGCAGAACCGAACGTCGGCCACCGGTACACGATTTTTAAGAATGTAATCTTCGCGTCTTCCGGACTCATGCCTAAAAGATGAAGAAGACACTTTTTCAATAACCCTTATCTCTTTCGCGTACGCGCTTAAGCTCTATCATGCTTATTACCAGCATCTTGATTATAGGCAGCGATTATCGATCTCTTCCAGTCATTAGCGCCCTGTATCTTGATTAAATCACCCGGTATGAGTTCTCTTAGCATTTGCCTGAAATCGAAACAGTCAATGTTTCTCTTTTGTCCAATTAAAAGCTGTGTGTAATGAAAGATGCTTACGGAATCGCTTGTAATTCCTGTTTGCTTTCGCCAAATCGTACTCTATACACCAAGGCTGCTAATCTCGACGCTTCTTCTTTCGTGCACTTGTGATAGCCTATATGTGCGCgcaatacaatacaataatatgagaaatataatttacacttGCACAGCACTGCgctaaaattgtataaatatctgTCATTTTTTACCTCGTAGTAATTTGGGAAGTTCCTGATGAAAATGGAAAATCAAATCGGCATTCCTGTCTTTACCGGGAACTGTATTTGTCCAAagtttcttcataaaaaagaCTTGATATGTAAATTGTGGCGACACACCTGAAAAATCCGTTGGTCAATATGAAAATACACGTAGAATGAAgaagaatatatttgtatgcTATTGAAAGTTACGTACCGTCTCGCGATGGTCTAGCTTTCCTGATCCAATCAGTCAAGTGCCGTACGAAATCGAAGAAGAAATCGCCTTCCGGGACAGAGATAACTTTATCGGCGATCTTGACAAAAAGACTGAAACCCTCGGCCGATCGCAGATTGAGTCTCTGCGCGATGTTCTGACAAAAATCTTTCGCTCTAGTGGAGGAGTCGACTTCGAATGCCTGTAAAAAcggaaataataatagttataCAATCAccaagaagaaaaatatatttcaaatacatttttaaaaagtatgaaaattgTACAGAGCAAAAATGCATGCTCGATGCAGAATATTTCCtatattttcaaagtatttaaaatatacgtgCCTCGTCTGTGTCATCCGGGAAGTAAACCTTGTGAAATATCTGCGTGGTTTTATGCTGAATAGCTTCCACTTCAACTTGATGCGGCGGATACTTTCGTTGACCGTTGCGTAGGGTCTT
This window of the Linepithema humile isolate Giens D197 chromosome 1, Lhum_UNIL_v1.0, whole genome shotgun sequence genome carries:
- the Su(H) gene encoding suppressor of hairless protein; protein product: MPHQFGLPTMAHGMQSPPSPTSVMSVYPRFGSGIYRPDHQDQRLTREAMERYLRDRSDMVIVILHAKVAQKSYGNEKRFFCPPPCIYLFGDGWRMRQEQMLREGESEQSAQLCAFIGIGNSDQDMQQLDLNNGKQYCAAKTLYISDSDKRKHFMLSVKMFYGSGHDIGVFHSKRIKVISKPSKKKQSLKNADLCIASGTKVALFNRLRSQTVSTRYLHVENGNFHASSTQWGAFTIHLLDDNESESEEFQVRDGYVHYGSTVKLVCSVTGMALPRLVIRKVDKQMASLEADDPVSQLHKCAFYMKDTDHMYLCLSQERIIQFQATPCPKEANKEMINDGACWTIISTDKAEYQFFEGMGPVRSPVTPVPLVHSLHLNGGGDVAMLELTGDNFTPNLQVWFGDVEAETMYRCQESMLCVVPDISLFRGEWLWVRQPTQVPVSLVRNDGIIYATGLTFTYTPEPGPRPHCPPADEIMRAPRAMHNQASIPSAAMSADVPWNTHGQPPQSGL